The genome window TGATGTTTTAGAGGAGGAATGGGCTCACTGGTATGATTGCTTGAGGTTTCAAACCCAGACTTTGTCGTGTAAGAGACATTGATTTGAGGATTTACGCATTGAGTGATTAGCTTAAAACTCGGAGTGGGCTTGAGCTGCATTGGCATAGCAGAATTTTTCTCATTACTCTTCAAGACCACTTGCTGTTTTTCATGTTGCTCTTGAAGTCTTCCAAGagactttgtttgtttggaacAATCAAATGAATCTATGTTTGAATGTAAAGATTCAGTCCTTTCCTTATAAAGTTGCTGTGTAATTATTTCATCCGAGTGTTGCTCTACAAAATTGCCCAATGCAGATGAAGTACTTGTTTCATTGGACGATACGGGAATGAGATCCTCCTCAATTTTTATAACATTAAAATCTTTCAGCACCGATTCGGGGTTTTCCTCATCTGCGTCGACACAGTCATCGTCAGCGTCAAAAGCTTCTGACAACTCGGATAATGCGGGACTAAAATTAGAAGCTATATTATTGATTTCTCTGCCTGCTGTCAGTTCTGGCGCACCATCACTTTGATGACATGCTCTGGGTGACATACCAAGCGCTTCCTTGGAATAATTGTGAAAAGCGAATACTTGGTGGTTGAAAGAACTTTGTGGTATTATAGCATTTTCTCCaaaagaggaggatgaggccATCTCTGCTGGAGGAACCACATTTGCCAAATGTTTCTTAGGATGCTGGTAATCGTGGAAGTGAATCAATCTCGTGCTCTCAGTACTTTCTGGAGTGCTTTGGGAACACTGGGCAGTCATTTCAGGCCATTTGCAGGAATTCTCTTTGTGCACGTCAAAAATATGTCCGTTTCTCGTGGAAGTTATCATTCCTTCATCGACTGCTTCACAATTCTCAACGTGGTTTTTGCAAGTTGATTTAGCCTGTAATGCCTCGTGAGAAACAGGATAATCCGTGgacgtgtcagccattttTGATACGGTCTCAGATTTGTCATCAAATGCATGAAACGTTTGTCTGCCAATCGGATCAGTCTCTACAATTGAAGAGCCGTTTACACAATGACCACCTCTCAAGCCCAAATCATCACTATGAGGAGAAGACTCAAGAGGGAAAACCGGCGTTTCTTCCTCTTCAACCTTGATGTTAACTGCCAGGATATCATCGTTTTGTATGCAAGATTCACTTCCGTCAAAACAAGGTGACGTGGAGCTCTTACTAGCAGATGATTCACCATTCTCAACAAGGACTTCACTTCTACAAAATGCAGACCTGCTATCTGAAGAGTCCAAATCTACTAATGAATTGTCTTGGGTgcacatgttttgttttgctaccGGTATTACTTTGAGAACGAGATGTTTCTTCCCATCAACCATCTTAAATCCCATCACCTTGGTTGTGCAGTTTGGGGGGAgagagattttgtttttcaccatCAGAACGGTCAGCGCATTAGGATTGGTCGGAGAGCCGCAGCCATCATTGTCCAGCAACATTATCGGCGAGGATTGTTCTGCAGTCAAAGCGTTTCGATGAGCGGAGTGTTTTTTTGCCGGTGTCCCGTCGAAAGTGTGCGCCTCGTCCTCAGAACACATCTCAGATTTTGTTCTCCCATTTTGGTTCGATAAGATCCCTGATATACCAAACAATTTGGGCAACTTCTGCGTTTCTTGCAGCTCGGAAATATTTTCAAGCGTATTGTGGCAATCGAGTGAAGAATCGGGTGCTCCGTTTTCTAAAGTCTTCCATACATTTGGATGGATTTGTTGGTTGGATGGATGCTTGCCTGCTGAGTGAGCAGCTCCTGTGTGTCCTTTAATCTGCTTGATGGTTGTAGCGCAGTATCCACAGATTTGACAAATTAAAGGTAACACACTTCGGTGAGATTTAAGGTGCTTTTGATGATCCGCTTCGTTCAAGCTGATATGTCGACACTTGGAACATTTCCAAGGACTCTCGTTATGATGGTGAATGTGTTGGACAAATGTCCCCGCGTCCACAGTTGTAAACTCGCACCAGTCACATTGGAACTTTCCATTGGAACTGTGACACATGATGTAGTGTCTTGTAAGCAAAAGCAGTGAATACTCAATTCCATCGCAGCAGAGCTCGCATGTAACCAAAGTGTTTTTGTGCTCAATTCGGTGACGTTGAAGAGCTGCAAATTCATTCGTGGCAAATCCGCACAAATCACAAGGGTACGTCGGTAAAATCCCTTTGTGGGCCTCTCGAAAATGTTTCAGGAGATCGTTAGGGCTGTATGTCGAATGGTCCTTACACACTGAGCAGCCAAAACTCAGGATGTTTCCAGAAAAAACAGCCCCTTTCTGAATTTTATAATTGGCTCTCCTGGTGGAGCCATGTTGCTTAACAGGCAAGCCGCCTGCATTGCCTTGACTACGGCGTCCTCGCTCTTTGAAACGTGGA of Syngnathus acus chromosome 19, fSynAcu1.2, whole genome shotgun sequence contains these proteins:
- the si:ch211-214e3.5 gene encoding zinc finger protein 518A produces the protein MDENLEGPHSSALNYILSSAEDVKDSPRFKERGRRSQGNAGGLPVKQHGSTRRANYKIQKGAVFSGNILSFGCSVCKDHSTYSPNDLLKHFREAHKGILPTYPCDLCGFATNEFAALQRHRIEHKNTLVTCELCCDGIEYSLLLLTRHYIMCHSSNGKFQCDWCEFTTVDAGTFVQHIHHHNESPWKCSKCRHISLNEADHQKHLKSHRSVLPLICQICGYCATTIKQIKGHTGAAHSAGKHPSNQQIHPNVWKTLENGAPDSSLDCHNTLENISELQETQKLPKLFGISGILSNQNGRTKSEMCSEDEAHTFDGTPAKKHSAHRNALTAEQSSPIMLLDNDGCGSPTNPNALTVLMVKNKISLPPNCTTKVMGFKMVDGKKHLVLKVIPVAKQNMCTQDNSLVDLDSSDSRSAFCRSEVLVENGESSASKSSTSPCFDGSESCIQNDDILAVNIKVEEEETPVFPLESSPHSDDLGLRGGHCVNGSSIVETDPIGRQTFHAFDDKSETVSKMADTSTDYPVSHEALQAKSTCKNHVENCEAVDEGMITSTRNGHIFDVHKENSCKWPEMTAQCSQSTPESTESTRLIHFHDYQHPKKHLANVVPPAEMASSSSFGENAIIPQSSFNHQVFAFHNYSKEALGMSPRACHQSDGAPELTAGREINNIASNFSPALSELSEAFDADDDCVDADEENPESVLKDFNVIKIEEDLIPVSSNETSTSSALGNFVEQHSDEIITQQLYKERTESLHSNIDSFDCSKQTKSLGRLQEQHEKQQVVLKSNEKNSAMPMQLKPTPSFKLITQCVNPQINVSYTTKSGFETSSNHTSEPIPPLKHQTKAASSDQVTTLSSLQSGLSTSPHHYLLKSSNLKGPVFLSSAPSNAPDKVTKTQPTCYLLPRSIPFVQAPSSSGLKLASAKLPLNSDRPVLAMPVSSSDKSSNLQSGRQTFLLRYISPPKSNVLLNHLETKSISQSCHSRDKRGNKVVFKIVSPTTSLLKSGSPSSSCQPLLLATSPPTQCFLMPSNKTNANACSNMNKIMVRQNSAQSAVRESMPQLTSKLKPSQADKPQLAPRPSRPPSRRKVRRKVLFDELPETVHKARRFSNQVQTEKDTTVFWSPIAKEVERTLRLAPFNFLQQIKCPRRYQPVVVLNHPDADIPEVANIMKVINRHRGAVVKVALSQKTVKALAELGTQGGEILTEGVLLQNNSPSPRAIQSVVRERFLLKLKLRKKNQKKYEVVEPLSDSSQKTVVFDCWFCGRLFNSQEHWIGHGQRHLMEATRDWNKLL